Proteins encoded by one window of uncultured Draconibacterium sp.:
- a CDS encoding FtsL-like putative cell division protein: MKSFIGGTILTDERTLKQMPFVAFLAVLGLLLIANRNWSESTLREIVVLQEELDELRSQSVTLSAKLMDASRPSEVAKRVEEAGIGLQEPMRPPQKITVEKED, translated from the coding sequence ATGAAGTCCTTTATTGGGGGGACCATATTGACAGACGAACGGACATTGAAGCAAATGCCGTTTGTGGCATTTCTTGCGGTTTTGGGATTGCTTTTGATTGCCAATCGTAACTGGTCGGAAAGTACACTACGCGAAATTGTGGTGTTGCAGGAAGAGTTGGATGAGTTGCGATCACAGTCGGTAACGCTTTCTGCCAAATTGATGGACGCCAGTCGTCCGTCGGAAGTAGCAAAACGAGTTGAGGAGGCCGGAATTGGTTTGCAGGAGCCAATGCGTCCGCCGCAAAAAATAACGGTTGAAAAAGAAGATTAG
- a CDS encoding GNAT family N-acetyltransferase yields MKIRQATLKDHKSLVDFQLAMANETEGIELHRPTVEQGVNAVLNDSNKGNYYIAEFDGKTIASLLTTFEWSDWRNGTILWIQSVYVMPEFRRKGVYRNMYAHIKEKVMNTDNLNGIRLYADKTNLPAQKTYETLGMNQDHYVTFEWLK; encoded by the coding sequence ATGAAAATACGACAAGCAACTTTAAAAGACCACAAATCGCTGGTTGATTTCCAGTTAGCAATGGCAAACGAAACAGAAGGCATTGAACTACACCGGCCAACAGTAGAACAAGGCGTTAATGCGGTTTTAAACGACAGCAACAAAGGAAACTACTACATAGCAGAATTTGATGGCAAAACGATAGCATCTTTATTAACAACTTTTGAATGGAGCGACTGGCGTAACGGCACAATCTTATGGATACAATCGGTTTACGTTATGCCCGAATTCAGACGCAAAGGTGTGTACCGTAATATGTACGCACACATTAAAGAAAAAGTGATGAATACAGATAACCTGAACGGGATTCGTTTATATGCCGACAAAACAAATCTACCTGCTCAGAAAACATATGAGACTCTGGGCATGAACCAGGACCACTATGTAACGTTTGAATGGTTAAAATAG
- a CDS encoding penicillin-binding protein: protein MGIRKTILSRIAIVYFVLTLFGVVVVFKLVSVQQINNERWQKIEKNLSNNTVIIPPVRGTICADDGSVLATSVPGYKIRIDLAAEGVKKVFDNEVDSLAWYLSDFYKDASKREYARRLRSAYKNKNRGYLLTPDKIDYNELQQFKNFPILRRGRFGGGMIIEQENKRLNPLGMLAQRTIGSLNKANALTPVPVGYNGLERSYEMYLRGKNGISYKQNLSGRWVTRTEIEPQNGMDIITTINVKMQDIAESALYKQALKSNPEWATAVLMEVKTGEIKAIANLGKSSDGFYEKDNYALGHRGCYEPGSTFKLVSLMVALEDGVVDTSDVFDTGNGYWAQENITDDHACGKVNVKQILEQSSNIGTAKVILSKYTDNPKDYVDRIYGFGIQKPLGLELTGEGQPYIKYPGNADWWGTTTLGRMSYGYDLRLTPLQILNFYNAVANDGAMVKPRLVKEIRNSGALVKTFKPELLNPMIVSKETIGKAQAMLEGVCQNGTGRGVQGDQFKVAGKTGTARVARSDGKGYEYGAYYASFVGYFPADNPMYSLIVTFKKPRNSIYGAAVAGPVFKEISEKVYASQIMNATPESDNQEGEDIPEIKSGERDAILRLAKELELKNIQGLPNSNMVSPSAKDNGIVLEENVVPTNAVPDVVGMGASNAIFLLENAGLKVKISGIGKVKKQSLKPGSSYRPGQTVYLSLS from the coding sequence GTGGGGATTAGGAAAACCATATTGTCGCGTATTGCAATTGTATACTTCGTGTTGACGTTGTTCGGAGTCGTGGTTGTGTTTAAGCTTGTTTCTGTTCAGCAGATCAACAACGAGCGCTGGCAGAAAATTGAGAAAAACCTGAGCAATAATACTGTGATCATTCCGCCGGTACGAGGAACGATTTGTGCTGATGATGGCAGTGTTTTGGCCACGTCGGTACCCGGATACAAAATTCGTATCGACCTTGCTGCTGAGGGGGTTAAGAAAGTATTCGACAATGAAGTGGATTCATTAGCCTGGTACTTGTCGGATTTTTATAAAGATGCTTCAAAGCGCGAATATGCAAGGCGATTGCGCTCGGCTTATAAAAACAAAAACCGGGGTTATTTGCTTACGCCCGATAAAATAGATTACAACGAACTTCAGCAATTTAAAAACTTCCCGATTTTACGTCGCGGACGTTTTGGCGGAGGAATGATCATTGAGCAGGAAAACAAACGGCTCAATCCGTTGGGTATGCTGGCGCAGCGTACAATTGGTAGCTTGAACAAGGCCAATGCACTAACTCCCGTACCTGTTGGTTACAACGGTTTGGAGCGTTCGTACGAAATGTATTTGCGTGGCAAAAACGGCATCAGCTACAAGCAAAACCTGTCGGGCCGTTGGGTTACCCGCACCGAAATTGAGCCGCAAAACGGGATGGATATCATTACAACCATTAATGTAAAAATGCAGGACATTGCCGAAAGTGCTTTGTATAAACAGGCACTAAAATCGAATCCGGAATGGGCAACTGCAGTTTTAATGGAAGTGAAAACGGGAGAGATTAAGGCAATTGCCAATTTGGGTAAATCCAGCGACGGTTTCTACGAAAAAGATAATTATGCTTTGGGGCATCGCGGTTGTTACGAACCCGGCTCAACATTTAAATTGGTGTCGTTAATGGTGGCGCTTGAAGATGGTGTGGTAGATACCAGCGATGTATTCGATACCGGAAACGGTTATTGGGCGCAGGAAAATATTACCGACGATCATGCTTGTGGTAAAGTGAATGTGAAACAGATTCTCGAGCAGTCGTCGAATATTGGAACGGCCAAAGTGATTTTATCGAAATATACCGATAATCCAAAAGATTATGTAGACCGGATTTATGGTTTTGGTATTCAGAAACCGTTGGGATTGGAACTAACCGGTGAAGGACAGCCGTATATAAAATACCCTGGAAATGCCGATTGGTGGGGAACTACCACTTTAGGGCGTATGTCGTACGGCTACGATTTGCGTCTTACTCCTTTGCAAATCCTGAATTTTTACAATGCCGTAGCCAACGATGGAGCCATGGTAAAACCACGTTTGGTAAAAGAAATTCGTAACAGCGGTGCTTTGGTTAAAACCTTTAAACCTGAGTTGCTGAATCCGATGATTGTTTCGAAAGAAACCATTGGAAAAGCGCAGGCTATGCTCGAAGGTGTTTGTCAGAATGGAACCGGCCGAGGCGTTCAGGGCGATCAGTTTAAGGTAGCCGGTAAAACAGGAACTGCACGTGTTGCCCGCTCGGATGGGAAAGGTTATGAGTACGGAGCTTATTACGCGTCTTTTGTAGGGTATTTCCCGGCTGATAACCCGATGTATTCGCTGATTGTGACTTTTAAAAAGCCACGAAACTCGATTTACGGAGCAGCAGTGGCAGGTCCTGTATTCAAAGAAATTTCGGAAAAAGTTTACGCCAGCCAAATTATGAATGCTACGCCTGAAAGTGATAATCAGGAAGGGGAAGATATTCCTGAGATAAAAAGCGGGGAGCGCGACGCGATTCTTCGTTTGGCAAAGGAGCTGGAGCTCAAGAATATTCAGGGATTACCAAATTCGAATATGGTGTCTCCAAGCGCAAAAGACAATGGAATAGTGCTGGAAGAAAATGTGGTGCCGACAAATGCTGTGCCCGATGTTGTAGGAATGGGCGCCAGTAATGCCATTTTCCTGCTTGAA
- a CDS encoding NifB/NifX family molybdenum-iron cluster-binding protein yields MSKIFAITSSGKTEKSYLDLRFGKCEFLVLFDVEKNQYSIEENPFIGESHSGIKLVDFLKKHGVTTIITGEVGPMVSERLEKEKLQLVLLHEERIRVDEIMDRISN; encoded by the coding sequence ATGAGTAAAATTTTCGCGATCACATCCTCAGGCAAAACAGAAAAGTCTTATCTCGATCTCCGTTTTGGAAAATGTGAATTCCTTGTACTGTTTGACGTTGAGAAAAATCAGTATTCCATCGAAGAAAATCCATTCATTGGAGAATCACACAGTGGCATTAAACTGGTAGACTTTTTAAAAAAACATGGTGTTACCACCATTATTACAGGAGAAGTGGGACCGATGGTTAGCGAACGTCTTGAAAAAGAAAAGCTGCAACTTGTTTTATTGCACGAAGAACGCATTCGTGTTGACGAAATTATGGATCGCATTAGCAACTAA
- a CDS encoding carboxymuconolactone decarboxylase family protein, producing the protein MGNLVEEFGAYRAKMNEKILAADNKVLKRIYSLDTLTYQDGALGANVKEMLGLATSLVLRCDDCVKYHLEKCHELNVTSEQIFEVFSIANVVGGTICIPHTRRAVEYWEELNNLKKD; encoded by the coding sequence ATGGGAAATTTAGTTGAAGAATTTGGTGCGTACAGAGCAAAAATGAATGAAAAAATTCTGGCTGCCGACAATAAAGTTTTAAAACGCATTTATAGTCTCGATACGCTAACATACCAAGATGGTGCATTAGGTGCCAATGTGAAAGAAATGCTCGGACTGGCCACTTCCTTGGTATTACGTTGCGACGATTGTGTAAAATATCACCTGGAAAAATGCCACGAACTAAATGTTACTAGTGAGCAAATTTTTGAAGTGTTCAGCATTGCCAACGTGGTGGGCGGAACCATTTGTATACCACATACCCGCCGAGCCGTGGAATATTGGGAAGAACTAAACAATTTGAAAAAAGATTAA
- a CDS encoding amidophosphoribosyltransferase → MSDQIKHECGIALIRLLKPLSYYQKKYGTWKYGLNKLYLLMEKQHNRGQDGAGICCVKSDLDPGNPYISRYRSVEQNPIKNVFDKVNKPLKKAKRHDFDINDPEWAEKNFAFAGNLYLGHLRYGTFGKNSIDFTHPVMRQNNWKSRNLVLAGNFNLTNTDELFNVLLSLGQHPKAYTDTVTALEKVGHFLDEENQLLFRKYKNEGYDNDEISPLIEKNLDIQNILERASKDWDGGYAMAGLIGHGDAFVVRDPWGIRPAHYYADDEIVVVASERPVIQTVMNLQEEEVQEIGPGEGLIIKKDGKVSREMIRVPHKRKSCSFERIYFSRGSDKSIYQERKQLGNLLTPIVLKAVDYDYENTVFSYIPNTAETAFYGLVEGVRHHLVDWKIDQIQQKNGSLTDKDIKRILSFEPRVEKIAIKDVKLRTFIADDASRDDLVAHVYDVTYGVIQKNKDTLVIIDDSIVRGTTLKQSILRILDRLNPKKIIVVSSAPQIRYPDCYGIDMARLDKFIAFNAAIELLKDHGKESVIQQVYKKCKDQENLPKEEMVNYVREIYKPFTAEQVSVKIAELLKPDECKAEVEIVYQSIENLHKACPNDLGDWYFTGNYPTPGGNRVVNGSFINFVEGKDERAY, encoded by the coding sequence ATGAGTGACCAGATAAAACACGAGTGTGGCATTGCTTTAATCCGATTGTTAAAACCGCTTTCTTATTATCAAAAAAAATACGGCACCTGGAAGTATGGGCTTAATAAGCTGTATCTTTTAATGGAGAAACAGCACAACCGAGGCCAGGATGGTGCCGGAATTTGCTGCGTAAAATCAGATCTTGATCCCGGAAATCCGTATATCAGTCGTTACCGGTCGGTAGAGCAAAATCCGATTAAAAATGTATTTGATAAGGTAAACAAACCTTTGAAAAAAGCGAAGCGCCACGACTTTGATATTAATGATCCGGAATGGGCAGAAAAGAATTTCGCTTTTGCGGGAAACCTTTATCTGGGACACCTGCGTTACGGAACTTTTGGTAAAAACAGTATAGATTTTACCCACCCGGTAATGCGCCAAAACAACTGGAAATCGCGTAACCTTGTTTTGGCCGGTAACTTTAACCTTACCAATACCGACGAACTTTTTAATGTGCTCTTAAGCCTCGGCCAGCATCCTAAAGCATATACCGATACCGTTACGGCGCTTGAAAAAGTAGGGCATTTCCTCGATGAGGAAAACCAGTTGCTTTTCAGGAAATATAAGAACGAAGGCTACGATAACGACGAAATATCGCCATTAATTGAGAAGAACCTTGATATTCAGAATATTCTGGAACGTGCTTCAAAAGATTGGGACGGCGGTTATGCCATGGCCGGTTTAATTGGGCACGGCGATGCGTTTGTAGTTCGTGATCCATGGGGAATTCGTCCGGCACATTATTATGCCGACGATGAAATTGTTGTTGTGGCGTCGGAGCGTCCGGTTATTCAGACGGTAATGAATCTTCAGGAAGAAGAAGTGCAGGAAATTGGTCCGGGAGAAGGTTTGATAATTAAAAAAGACGGAAAAGTTTCAAGAGAAATGATTCGTGTTCCGCATAAAAGAAAATCATGCTCGTTCGAGCGTATTTATTTTTCGCGGGGTAGCGACAAATCGATCTACCAGGAAAGAAAACAGCTTGGAAACCTGTTAACGCCGATTGTTTTAAAAGCTGTTGATTACGATTATGAAAATACGGTATTCTCATATATTCCGAATACCGCGGAAACCGCTTTCTATGGATTGGTGGAAGGAGTGCGCCATCATTTGGTTGACTGGAAGATCGACCAGATTCAGCAAAAAAATGGTTCTTTAACCGACAAGGATATCAAACGAATTTTATCGTTCGAGCCAAGGGTTGAGAAGATTGCCATTAAGGATGTAAAACTGAGAACATTTATTGCCGACGATGCCAGTCGCGACGATTTGGTAGCCCATGTTTACGATGTAACTTACGGCGTTATTCAGAAAAATAAAGATACGCTTGTTATTATCGATGACTCAATTGTTCGGGGTACAACACTAAAGCAGAGCATTTTAAGGATTCTAGACCGTTTAAATCCTAAAAAAATCATCGTGGTTTCTTCTGCGCCACAAATTCGTTATCCTGATTGTTATGGAATTGATATGGCGCGCCTTGATAAATTCATTGCTTTTAATGCAGCCATCGAGTTGTTGAAGGATCATGGAAAAGAGTCGGTTATACAGCAGGTGTATAAGAAGTGTAAAGACCAGGAGAATTTACCAAAAGAAGAAATGGTGAATTATGTACGCGAAATTTACAAGCCATTTACTGCTGAGCAGGTTTCGGTCAAAATTGCAGAGTTGTTAAAGCCCGATGAGTGCAAGGCAGAGGTAGAGATCGTTTATCAATCGATTGAGAACCTGCACAAGGCTTGTCCTAATGATCTGGGCGATTGGTATTTTACCGGTAATTACCCGACTCCGGGAGGTAACCGTGTAGTAAACGGATCGTTCATCAATTTTGTTGAAGGAAAAGATGAGAGAGCTTATTAA
- a CDS encoding 1-acyl-sn-glycerol-3-phosphate acyltransferase, whose product MTTENSTKSYKPIRIREVFAAKSPGLAKFIPGFVYRYLNNILHLDVVNTFLEKYGHLKGIEFVDQVVEEFNVREFVHNSENIPESGRYIFASNHPLGGFDGMLLMKNVEARLGAFKFLANDILLNIPQLSPVFVPVNKHGGHAREAAKKLSECYNSEDQILIFPSGLASRKIKGQIMDLEWKKHFISKAIKHKRDVIPVFISGGNSNRFYRLAKIRKFFKIKWNLEMFFLPDETMKHQNTDVHLYFGKPIPYTTFDNTKTHQEWAEWVKEKVYKLKESSDSIN is encoded by the coding sequence ATGACGACAGAGAATAGCACGAAAAGCTACAAGCCGATCCGAATCAGGGAGGTATTTGCCGCCAAAAGTCCGGGATTGGCAAAGTTCATCCCGGGATTTGTATATCGTTATCTGAACAACATTCTTCACCTTGACGTGGTGAATACTTTTCTTGAGAAGTACGGACACCTGAAAGGAATTGAATTTGTAGACCAGGTAGTTGAAGAGTTTAATGTTCGCGAATTCGTTCACAACAGCGAAAACATACCAGAATCAGGGCGATACATTTTTGCCAGCAACCATCCGCTCGGAGGTTTTGATGGGATGTTGCTGATGAAAAACGTAGAAGCAAGATTGGGTGCATTTAAATTTTTAGCCAACGATATTTTATTGAATATTCCACAGTTAAGCCCGGTTTTTGTTCCGGTTAACAAACACGGAGGACATGCGCGCGAAGCAGCGAAAAAGCTCTCGGAATGCTACAATTCCGAAGACCAGATACTGATCTTCCCATCAGGGCTGGCATCACGAAAAATTAAAGGACAAATTATGGATTTGGAGTGGAAGAAACACTTCATAAGCAAAGCCATAAAACATAAACGCGATGTTATTCCGGTTTTTATAAGCGGAGGAAACTCTAACCGATTCTATCGTCTGGCTAAAATCCGGAAGTTTTTCAAAATAAAATGGAACCTCGAAATGTTTTTTCTTCCCGATGAGACAATGAAACACCAAAATACCGACGTACATCTTTATTTTGGGAAACCCATCCCATACACCACTTTTGACAACACAAAGACCCACCAGGAATGGGCAGAGTGGGTAAAAGAAAAAGTATATAAACTAAAAGAAAGTTCTGATTCAATAAATTAA
- the rsmH gene encoding 16S rRNA (cytosine(1402)-N(4))-methyltransferase RsmH, whose product MSDVYHIPVLAAESIEGMNLHPGANVVDATFGGGGHSAMILNALDSSGRLFAFDQDEDAAGNAIEDDRLFFIRHNFRYVRNFLKYYDVKQVDAVFADLGVSSHEFDEAERGFSFRFDAPLDMRMNREAGLDAAKVVNEYDEEKLQMIFRMYGEVKNARKLVAQIIKARNEAPVKTTTRLKEIASACAPKAIENKYLAQVFQALRIEVNEEMEALREFLMASLEVLKPGGRLVILTYHSLEDRLCKNFMRAGNFEGKIEKDFYGNVQSPFKLINRKVIVAGEEELSANPRSRSAKLRIAEKI is encoded by the coding sequence ATGTCTGATGTTTATCACATACCGGTTTTGGCAGCCGAAAGTATCGAAGGGATGAATCTGCATCCCGGGGCTAATGTTGTCGATGCTACCTTTGGAGGTGGTGGTCATTCGGCAATGATATTGAATGCACTTGACAGTAGTGGTCGCCTGTTTGCTTTCGATCAGGATGAAGACGCTGCCGGGAATGCCATAGAGGATGACCGGCTTTTTTTTATTCGTCATAATTTTCGTTACGTCCGTAATTTTCTGAAGTATTACGATGTAAAACAGGTAGATGCCGTTTTTGCCGATCTTGGCGTTTCGTCGCATGAGTTTGATGAGGCCGAGCGCGGATTTTCATTTCGTTTTGATGCCCCACTAGATATGCGCATGAATCGTGAAGCCGGGCTTGATGCCGCGAAAGTGGTGAACGAGTACGATGAAGAAAAGCTTCAAATGATATTCAGGATGTACGGCGAAGTTAAGAATGCCCGCAAACTTGTTGCTCAAATTATTAAAGCCCGTAATGAGGCTCCCGTAAAAACAACTACCCGTTTAAAAGAAATTGCCTCGGCTTGCGCTCCAAAGGCAATCGAGAATAAATATCTGGCTCAGGTTTTTCAGGCACTTCGTATTGAGGTGAACGAAGAAATGGAGGCTTTACGCGAATTTTTGATGGCTTCGCTGGAAGTGTTAAAGCCAGGAGGCCGGTTGGTTATTCTTACTTATCACAGTTTGGAAGACCGCCTGTGTAAGAATTTTATGCGTGCCGGAAATTTTGAGGGAAAAATTGAAAAAGACTTTTATGGAAACGTGCAGTCGCCTTTTAAGCTCATAAATCGAAAAGTGATTGTAGCAGGAGAAGAGGAGTTAAGCGCCAATCCTCGGTCGAGGAGTGCAAAGCTAAGAATAGCAGAGAAAATTTAA
- the yjjX gene encoding inosine/xanthosine triphosphatase: MQIVVASKNPVKINATNLGFSTYFDDVEVRGVSVKSGVSDQPKSDEETLKGAENRVKNACSEFSDADYWVGIEGGICAKQGGLEAFAWIVICSTQKTGKARTTTFQLPVKVAELIAKGYELGEANDRLFKQENSKQKTGAVGLLTNNKINRTALYKQAVELALVPFLNPELY; this comes from the coding sequence ATGCAGATTGTTGTTGCCTCAAAAAATCCGGTAAAGATTAATGCCACTAATTTAGGATTTAGTACCTATTTCGATGATGTTGAAGTACGGGGTGTTTCGGTTAAATCAGGAGTTTCCGATCAACCCAAAAGTGATGAAGAAACACTAAAAGGAGCAGAAAATCGTGTAAAAAATGCATGCTCTGAATTTTCGGATGCTGATTATTGGGTGGGAATTGAAGGAGGAATTTGTGCTAAACAGGGAGGCCTGGAAGCATTTGCATGGATTGTTATTTGCTCAACACAAAAAACAGGTAAGGCACGCACCACAACATTTCAGTTGCCGGTAAAAGTTGCCGAATTAATTGCAAAAGGTTACGAGTTGGGCGAGGCCAACGACAGGTTGTTTAAACAGGAAAATTCGAAGCAAAAAACCGGTGCGGTCGGACTGCTAACCAATAATAAAATAAACAGAACCGCACTTTACAAACAGGCAGTTGAATTGGCGTTAGTGCCTTTTTTAAACCCGGAACTGTATTAG
- a CDS encoding GNAT family N-acetyltransferase — MKDIIAPIDREEIYAELTPEKLLRKTNKGGNEIYIVTAHDSPAIMHELGRLREITFRDAGGGTGKETDIDSYDTAAQPYKQLIVWDPDAKEILGGYRYVLCADAPRDENGEIKLATSRVFHFSKDFEENYLPYTLELGRSFVQPAYQSSKAGAKALFALDNLWDGLGALTVDHPEIKYFFGKITMYEHFHNEARNLIQYFFKKYFRDKENLVYPLNPVEFDIDMPAMKKLFNGKDYNEDYKILVQNVRAFGENIPPLVNAYMNLSPSMKTFGTIRNEVFGNVLETGIIVTIDDIYSVKVDRHIETYIKGKEDSEWETPE, encoded by the coding sequence ATGAAGGACATTATAGCACCTATAGATAGAGAAGAAATTTATGCAGAACTAACACCTGAAAAATTACTTCGGAAAACCAATAAAGGTGGTAACGAAATATATATCGTAACAGCACACGACTCGCCTGCAATTATGCACGAACTGGGCCGCTTGCGCGAAATTACTTTCCGGGATGCCGGCGGAGGCACAGGTAAAGAGACCGACATTGACAGCTACGACACAGCTGCTCAACCCTACAAACAGCTTATTGTTTGGGATCCGGATGCAAAAGAGATTCTAGGCGGTTACCGTTATGTGTTGTGCGCCGATGCTCCAAGAGATGAAAATGGAGAGATCAAATTGGCTACGTCGCGTGTTTTCCATTTTTCGAAAGATTTTGAGGAAAATTACCTGCCATATACATTGGAATTGGGACGTTCGTTTGTACAACCAGCTTACCAATCGAGCAAAGCAGGAGCAAAAGCACTTTTTGCACTCGACAATCTTTGGGACGGACTTGGCGCCCTTACCGTTGATCATCCGGAAATAAAATATTTCTTCGGAAAAATCACGATGTATGAGCATTTCCACAACGAAGCCCGGAATCTGATCCAGTACTTTTTCAAGAAATATTTCCGCGACAAAGAAAACCTGGTCTACCCGTTAAACCCGGTTGAGTTCGACATTGACATGCCTGCCATGAAAAAGCTGTTTAATGGCAAAGATTACAATGAAGATTACAAAATACTGGTTCAAAATGTGAGAGCATTTGGAGAAAATATCCCGCCGCTTGTAAATGCCTACATGAATCTTTCTCCGTCGATGAAAACATTTGGTACGATTAGAAATGAAGTATTTGGCAATGTTTTAGAGACCGGAATTATTGTAACCATAGACGATATTTACAGTGTAAAAGTTGACCGCCACATTGAAACCTACATTAAAGGCAAAGAAGACAGTGAGTGGGAAACGCCTGAATAG
- a CDS encoding SPOR domain-containing protein, with the protein MRTFLLILAGLLATTFSFAQVDTLSELPVDTTGIAIVDGLNVNRDARLDKMLKWHIEKNQKREGMDGYRVEIFFSSSLDAKEQALNTKTEFLTNYPEFPVHIKFVAPNFRVRVGDFRTKNEALKLYKQVQKDYPAAFIVPDVIEFPLLKQNQYE; encoded by the coding sequence ATGAGGACTTTTTTGCTGATTTTAGCTGGTCTGTTGGCCACAACTTTTTCGTTCGCCCAGGTTGATACATTGTCAGAATTGCCGGTTGATACAACAGGCATTGCAATTGTAGACGGGCTGAACGTGAACAGAGACGCGCGACTGGATAAAATGCTAAAATGGCACATCGAAAAGAACCAAAAAAGAGAGGGGATGGATGGTTACAGGGTTGAAATCTTTTTTAGTTCGAGTTTGGACGCGAAAGAACAAGCCCTGAATACAAAGACCGAATTTCTGACAAACTATCCCGAATTTCCTGTTCACATAAAATTTGTAGCACCGAACTTTCGGGTTCGTGTTGGCGATTTTAGAACCAAGAACGAAGCACTGAAGTTGTACAAACAAGTTCAAAAGGATTATCCCGCTGCTTTTATTGTTCCTGATGTAATCGAATTTCCATTGTTGAAACAAAATCAGTATGAGTGA